From the genome of Vicia villosa cultivar HV-30 ecotype Madison, WI linkage group LG2, Vvil1.0, whole genome shotgun sequence, one region includes:
- the LOC131650016 gene encoding uncharacterized protein LOC131650016, with the protein MGMVRMWSGVSKPQMVDREKKRRFWSDLLNFNERFPEGEWFVGGNINAVKAEEEIRGYSRVVKFREMEEFNGFINSMKVVDVGAVGRIFSWYSLDGAGNDRNWGPKPFKFFISWTKHADIYSFAQVNCLASPRGNKSIYSFKEKLKYLRGKLRVWNVKVFGFLNLQEEEAFKNLNALDFVMVGDDPVDIEALAINRSLASKRVRNSFIGLNCVDGWMDDVGLVKEEVHSHFVRRFSKTSFWRPILEGVVFSNLSLEDSLNLEVPFSEEEVRDVLWNSDGAKSSGPDGFNMGFYKVENPSSLDDFRLIFLIGSLYRILANLLAHRLKKVIGKLVSNCQSAFVSRRNMLDGVLVVNEILDIAKRHNKECMMVKVDFEKAYDCVA; encoded by the exons ATGGGGATGGTTCGGATGTGGAGTGGTGTTTCAAAGCCTCAAATGGTAGATCGGGAG AAGAAGAGGAGGTTTTGGAGTGATTTGTTGAATTTCAATGAGAGGTTCCCGGAGGGGGAATGGTTTGTGGGAGGGAATATTAATGCGGTTAAAGCGGAGGAAGAGATACGGGGCTATTCGAGGGTAGTTAAATTTAGAGAGATGGAGGAATTTAACGGTTTCATTAATAGTATGAAGGTTGTGGATGTGGGGGCAGTTGGAAGGATTTTCTCGTGGTATAGTCTTGATGGGGCG GGGAACGATCGAAATTGGGGTCCAAagccttttaaattttttatttcgtGGACTAAACATGCTGATATTTATTCCTTTGCTCAAGTTAATTGCCTTGCTTCTCCTAGAGGTAACAAATCTATCTACTCTTTCAAAGAAAAATTGAAGTATCTTCGTGGTAAACTTCGGGTGTGGAATGTGAAGgtttttggtttcttgaatcttCAAGAAGAGGAGgcttttaaaaatttgaatgcTTTGGATTTTGTTATGGTGGGTGATGATCCGGTGGACATTGAAGCTTTGGCCATTAATCGTTCTTTGGCTTCTAAAAGAGT AAGGAACTCGTTTATTGGCTTGAATTGTGTTGATGGTTGGATGGATGACGTGGGgttggttaaggaagaagttcaTAGCCATTTTGTAAGAAGATTTTCCAAAACTTCCTTTTGGAGGCCGATTTTAGAAGGAGTTGTTttttccaatttatctttggaggattctttgaatcttgaggTTCCATTTTCAGAGGAGGAAGTGAGGGATGTCTTATGGAATTCCGATGGGGCTAAGAGTTCAGGGCCGGATGGCTTTAATATGGGCTTTTACAAG GTGGAGAATCCTAGTAGTTTGGATGATTTTAGACTAATTTTTCTTATCGGTAGTTTGTACCGTATTTTGGCAAATTTGCTTGCTCATAGATTGAAGAAGGTGATTGGGAAGTTAGTATCGAATTGTCAATCAGCTTTCGTGTCAAGAAGGAATATGTTAGACGGAGTGTTGGTTGTAAATGAGATTTTGGATATAGCGAAAAGACATAATAAGGAGTGTATGATGGTGAAAGTTGACTTTGAGAAGGCGTATGATTGTGTTGCGTGA
- the LOC131646806 gene encoding uncharacterized protein LOC131646806 codes for MKKVRNLKKRLERPVELGKINIETRVQDIDWVCSLSESEIDFMISLKLLIRKRAEKIGCKNLADRFDLKTIRAIAFVLMENLKTEVKDTSLVPDTIKSIAFLDACNILKCSDEVSATIEELSTAVGADIQPILTSSPPTSKRKKQKVGSNE; via the exons ATGAAGAAAGTTAGAAACTTGAAGAAGAGATTGGAAAGACCCGTCGAGTTGGGGAAAATCAACATTGAGACTAGGGTTCAAGATATCGATTGGGTTTGCTCCCTTTCAGAGTCTGAGATT GATTTTATGATTAGTTTGAAATTGTTGATCAGGAAGCGAGCAGAAAAAATAGGCTGTAAAAACTTGGCTGACAGATTTGACCTTAAGACGATTCGAGCTATTG CATTTGTTTTGATGGAAAATCTCAAAACAGAGGTAAAAGATACATCACTTGTACCAGACACGATAAAATCTATTGCTTTCTTAGATGCGTGCAACATACTTAAATGTAGTGATGAGGTTTCTGCAACTATTGAAGAGCTTAGTACAGCTGTTGGTGCTGATATACAACCAATTCTAACAAG TTCGCCGCCAACTTCCAAACGAAAGAAGCAGAAAGTTGGAAgcaatgaataa
- the LOC131652129 gene encoding uncharacterized protein LOC131652129 isoform X2: MGLIRTSKHSTKSSLLPSKSKSSFSTPTHSSSQTMKTTIKIYGISLSLILINLAAIMERADENLLPSVYKEVSEAFNAGPSDLGYLTFIRNFVQGLSSPLAGILVINYDRPTILAMGTFCWALSTAAVSACHDFMQVAFWRAINGFGLAIVIPALQSFIADSYREGVRGAGFGLLSLIGNVGGIGGGVMATVMAGQTFWGIQGWRCAFVLMASLSALIGILVLLYVDDPKKRVSIIQDASDSSERGDSIYNGNASVTSVWRHSWAATKSVIKVQTFQIIVLQGIIGSLPWTAMVFFTMWFELIGFDNNTSATLLSLFAIGCALGSFIGGSIADRLTQIYPYSGRIMCAQFSAFMGIPFSWFLLRVIPQSVTSFLTFSITLFFMGLTISWNGTAANAPMFAEVVPVKHRTMIYAFDRAFEGSFSSVAAPLVGILAEKMFGYDSKSVDPIKGSSPEALALSKGLLSMMAAPFGLCCLCYTPLYFIFKKDRENARMQAVKEEEMM, translated from the exons ATGGGACTCATTCGAACCTCAAAACATAGCACCAAATCCTCTCTTCTTCCATCCAAATCCAAATCATCATTTTCAACTCCCACTCATTCTTCTTCTCAAACCATGAA AACAACAATTAAGATTTATGGCATATCTCTTTCGCTCATTCTCATCAACCTAGCTGCTATTATGGAGCGCGCCGACGAGAATCTTCTTCCGTCTGTCTACAAAGAAGTTAGTGAAGCATTCAATGCGGGACCGTCTGATTTAGGTTACCTCACATTCATTCGGAACTTTGTTCAAGGACTGTCATCGCCTCTAGCTGGTATACTTGTTATTAACTATGATAGACCAACAATTCTTGCTATGGGAACTTTCTGTTGGGCTTTATCAACTGCTGCTGTGAGTGCTTGTCACGATTTTATGCAGGTTGCGTTTTGGAGAGCGATAAACGGATTTGGTTTGGCAATTGTGATTCCTGCATTGCAGTCTTTCATTGCGGATAGCTATAGGGAAGGAGTGAGAGGAGCTGGATTTGGATTGCTAAGCCTTATTGGTAATGTAGGGGGAATTGGAGGTGGTGTTATGGCTACTGTCATGGCTGGTCAAACGTTTTGGGGGATACAAGGATGGAGATGTGCCTTTGTTTTGATGGCGAGTTTGAGCGCATTGATTGGAATCCTTGTTTTACTATATGTGGATGATCCAAAAAAAAGAGTTTCCATCATTCAAGATGCTAGTGATAGTTCAGAAAG GGGTGATTCTATCTATAATGGCAATGCTAGTGTGACTTCAGTTTGGAGACACTCTTGGGCAGCCACTAAATCTGTGATCAAAGTTCAAACATTTCAAATAATAGTCTTACAAGGCATTATTGGGTCACTACCATGGACTGCCATGGTGTTCTTCACAATGTGGTTTGAACTAATTG GTTTTGATAATAACACTTCAGCAACCCTCCTCAGTCTTTTTGCTATTGGATGTGCACTAGGGTCCTTCATAGGAGGATCAATAGCTGATCGATTGACACAGATCTATCCATATTCAGGTCGAATCATGTGTGCGCAATTCAGCGCCTTTATGGGCATTCCATTCTCATGGTTTCTTCTTAGGGTGATACCGCAATCAGTAACTAGTTTTCTTACATTTTCAATCACTCTCTTTTTTATGGGACTAACTATAAGCTGGAATGGTACGGCTGCAAACGCACCTATGTTTGCCGAGGTTGTTCCGGTCAAACACAGGACAATGATTTATGCATTTGATAGAGCTTTTGAAGGCTCATTCTCTTCTGTTGCAGCTCCTTTGGTTGGCATTCTTGCAGAGAAAATGTTTGGCTACGATTCGAAATCTGTTGAtcccatcaaaggatcttcaccTGAGGCTCTTGCCTTGTCAAAGGGACTTCTTTCAATGATGGCAGCTCCTTTTGGATTGTGTTGCCTGTGCTACACGCCGTTGTATTTTATATTTAAGAAGGACCGCGAAAATGCTAGAATGCAAGCCGTCAAAGAAGAGGAGATGATGTGA
- the LOC131652129 gene encoding uncharacterized protein LOC131652129 isoform X1, with translation MGLIRTSKHSTKSSLLPSKSKSSFSTPTHSSSQTMKTTIKIYGISLSLILINLAAIMERADENLLPSVYKEVSEAFNAGPSDLGYLTFIRNFVQGLSSPLAGILVINYDRPTILAMGTFCWALSTAAVSACHDFMQVAFWRAINGFGLAIVIPALQSFIADSYREGVRGAGFGLLSLIGNVGGIGGGVMATVMAGQTFWGIQGWRCAFVLMASLSALIGILVLLYVDDPKKRVSIIQDASDSSESRGDSIYNGNASVTSVWRHSWAATKSVIKVQTFQIIVLQGIIGSLPWTAMVFFTMWFELIGFDNNTSATLLSLFAIGCALGSFIGGSIADRLTQIYPYSGRIMCAQFSAFMGIPFSWFLLRVIPQSVTSFLTFSITLFFMGLTISWNGTAANAPMFAEVVPVKHRTMIYAFDRAFEGSFSSVAAPLVGILAEKMFGYDSKSVDPIKGSSPEALALSKGLLSMMAAPFGLCCLCYTPLYFIFKKDRENARMQAVKEEEMM, from the exons ATGGGACTCATTCGAACCTCAAAACATAGCACCAAATCCTCTCTTCTTCCATCCAAATCCAAATCATCATTTTCAACTCCCACTCATTCTTCTTCTCAAACCATGAA AACAACAATTAAGATTTATGGCATATCTCTTTCGCTCATTCTCATCAACCTAGCTGCTATTATGGAGCGCGCCGACGAGAATCTTCTTCCGTCTGTCTACAAAGAAGTTAGTGAAGCATTCAATGCGGGACCGTCTGATTTAGGTTACCTCACATTCATTCGGAACTTTGTTCAAGGACTGTCATCGCCTCTAGCTGGTATACTTGTTATTAACTATGATAGACCAACAATTCTTGCTATGGGAACTTTCTGTTGGGCTTTATCAACTGCTGCTGTGAGTGCTTGTCACGATTTTATGCAGGTTGCGTTTTGGAGAGCGATAAACGGATTTGGTTTGGCAATTGTGATTCCTGCATTGCAGTCTTTCATTGCGGATAGCTATAGGGAAGGAGTGAGAGGAGCTGGATTTGGATTGCTAAGCCTTATTGGTAATGTAGGGGGAATTGGAGGTGGTGTTATGGCTACTGTCATGGCTGGTCAAACGTTTTGGGGGATACAAGGATGGAGATGTGCCTTTGTTTTGATGGCGAGTTTGAGCGCATTGATTGGAATCCTTGTTTTACTATATGTGGATGATCCAAAAAAAAGAGTTTCCATCATTCAAGATGCTAGTGATAGTTCAGAAAG CAGGGGTGATTCTATCTATAATGGCAATGCTAGTGTGACTTCAGTTTGGAGACACTCTTGGGCAGCCACTAAATCTGTGATCAAAGTTCAAACATTTCAAATAATAGTCTTACAAGGCATTATTGGGTCACTACCATGGACTGCCATGGTGTTCTTCACAATGTGGTTTGAACTAATTG GTTTTGATAATAACACTTCAGCAACCCTCCTCAGTCTTTTTGCTATTGGATGTGCACTAGGGTCCTTCATAGGAGGATCAATAGCTGATCGATTGACACAGATCTATCCATATTCAGGTCGAATCATGTGTGCGCAATTCAGCGCCTTTATGGGCATTCCATTCTCATGGTTTCTTCTTAGGGTGATACCGCAATCAGTAACTAGTTTTCTTACATTTTCAATCACTCTCTTTTTTATGGGACTAACTATAAGCTGGAATGGTACGGCTGCAAACGCACCTATGTTTGCCGAGGTTGTTCCGGTCAAACACAGGACAATGATTTATGCATTTGATAGAGCTTTTGAAGGCTCATTCTCTTCTGTTGCAGCTCCTTTGGTTGGCATTCTTGCAGAGAAAATGTTTGGCTACGATTCGAAATCTGTTGAtcccatcaaaggatcttcaccTGAGGCTCTTGCCTTGTCAAAGGGACTTCTTTCAATGATGGCAGCTCCTTTTGGATTGTGTTGCCTGTGCTACACGCCGTTGTATTTTATATTTAAGAAGGACCGCGAAAATGCTAGAATGCAAGCCGTCAAAGAAGAGGAGATGATGTGA